GAAGTGCACGCCGCCACCGCCGAAGCCGACGTGCGGGTTGGGGTTGCGACCCAGGTCGAGACGCTCGGGGTGCTCGAACGTCTCGGTGTCGAAGTTGCCCGAGGAGTAGAACATCACGACCTTCTCGCCGGCCCGAATGCTCTGGCCGCCGAGTTCGACATCCTTTGCGGCCGTGCGGCGGAACGTCATCACCGGCGTCGCGAAGCGGACGAATTCCTCGACCGCCCCACCGATGCGGTCGTCGAAATCCTCGAGCAGCCAGGCCCGCTGGTCGGGGAAGTCGGTGAGGGCCTTCAGCCCGTGACTGGTGGTCTGACGGGTGGTGTCGTTGCCGGCGACGGTGAGCAGCACGAAGAAGGCCGCGACGTCGGCGTCCGACAGCCGGTCCCCGTCGACCTCGGCGTTGACCATCGCGCTGAAGAAGTCGTCGCCGGGGTTCTCCCGTCGCTCCGCGGCGAGGCCGAGCGCCACCTGGTGGATGTACATCTGCGCCTCGAACAGCACCTCCATCGGCGGACGGCCGTTCAGGTACACCGGGTCGGCCCACGAGACCATGGCATCGGCGGCGTGCGCGACCTTGTGCCGCTCCGACTCGGGGATGCCGACCATGTCCGACAGCGTGCGGATGGGCAGTTCCTTGGCGCAGAGGTCGACGAAGTCGGCGCCGCTGCCCGCGGCTTTGAGTTCCTCGACGATGGTCTTGGCGTTTGCCTGGATCGAGTCTTCGATCCGTCGAATCTGGCGCGGCGTGAAGGCGGCGCTGATCAGTTTGCGCAGGTGGGTGTGCCGCGGCGCGTCCATGGCCAGGAACGACTGTGACGCCTCCAACAGCTCCTCGGGAACGTTCTCGAACAGCACGCCCTTACCCGACAGGAACGTGTCGCTGTCGCGGCTGATCGCGACGATGTCGTCGCGGCGGGTGACCGCCCAGTAGCCGGTGTCGTTGGGGTCCGCCATCAGCGAGTCCTCGACCGGCGGATGCCAGCTCACCGGCCGCGCGGCCCGCAGCTCCGCGAACGAGGTGTCGCGCTCCGCGGCGCTGGTCGACCAGAACGCGCGGGACGACAGGTCGAGGGCGTCGTAGGGACGCGGGGTGGCAGCCGTCGCTGTCATGGGAAATCCTCCATCGGATATGACGCGGGTCACAGTTTCGGAACACCGACGACACTAGGACTAGACATAGTGTCTAGTCAAGGTGTCATACTTGCTGCCATGCCGTCCGTGACCCGTAGGCCGCAAGCCAAGCGGCAGGAGCGCCGTGAGCAGATCGAGCGCCGACTGCTCGACGCCACCGAGCGATTGATGAGCGACGGCGCCAGCTTCACCGAGTTGAGCGTGGACCGGTTGTCGACCGAGGCCGGGATGTCGCGGGCCAACTTCTACATCTACTTCGAGGACAAGGGCGATCTACTGCGCCGGCTGGCCCAGCAGGTGTTCGGCGAGCTCGCCGACAGCGCCGAACTCTGGTGGGGCGTGGCGTGGCGGCACGACCCCGCCGACGTGCGCGCCGCTATGGCCGGCATCGTCGCCAGCTACCGACGCCACCAGTCCGTGCTGGTCGCGCTCAACGAGATGACCGGCTATGACCCGCAGGTGGCGGCGACCTACCGCGAACTGCTCACCGGTATCTCCGCGCGGCTCACGCGGGTCGTCGAGGACG
The sequence above is a segment of the Candidatus Mycobacterium wuenschmannii genome. Coding sequences within it:
- a CDS encoding cytochrome P450 — encoded protein: MTATAATPRPYDALDLSSRAFWSTSAAERDTSFAELRAARPVSWHPPVEDSLMADPNDTGYWAVTRRDDIVAISRDSDTFLSGKGVLFENVPEELLEASQSFLAMDAPRHTHLRKLISAAFTPRQIRRIEDSIQANAKTIVEELKAAGSGADFVDLCAKELPIRTLSDMVGIPESERHKVAHAADAMVSWADPVYLNGRPPMEVLFEAQMYIHQVALGLAAERRENPGDDFFSAMVNAEVDGDRLSDADVAAFFVLLTVAGNDTTRQTTSHGLKALTDFPDQRAWLLEDFDDRIGGAVEEFVRFATPVMTFRRTAAKDVELGGQSIRAGEKVVMFYSSGNFDTETFEHPERLDLGRNPNPHVGFGGGGVHFCLGANLARAQLRAIFKELLHQLPDIQAGDPVYLAGNFIHGIRSMPCTF
- a CDS encoding TetR/AcrR family transcriptional regulator, which produces MPSVTRRPQAKRQERREQIERRLLDATERLMSDGASFTELSVDRLSTEAGMSRANFYIYFEDKGDLLRRLAQQVFGELADSAELWWGVAWRHDPADVRAAMAGIVASYRRHQSVLVALNEMTGYDPQVAATYRELLTGISARLTRVVEDGQADGSIRPELPAATTASALCWMVERACQQNLPSRPPAYDAELTTSLTEIAWAALYLKPIPKD